CGATGTCGTCGCCCTGGACCCCGTCGTGCTGGACGTCGATCGCAGGGACGAGTTGCTTGTCGATGCCCGTGTGGATCACGGTCCGACCGCTGATGACGTCGCGCGCGCGGCCGGTCTGCACGGAGATGATCTGCATGGGGTCCACGCTATCGGCACGGCAATCCCCACGGAACGTCGCAACCCCCACCGCCGGAGCGGAGGGGGTTGCGGGCCGGTCCGGGGACCGAGGGACCTACAGCTTGGCCAGCGCCGAGCAGACGGTCTCGGTCATCAGGGCCGTGATGACGTAGGGGTCGGCGTTGGCGTTGGGCCGACGGTCCTCGATGTAGCCCTTCTTGTCCTGCTCCACCTGCCACGGGATGCGGATGGACGCGCCACGGTCGGACACGCCGTAGCTGAACTGGTCGTAGCGCTGGGTCTCGTGGGCACCGGTCAGGCGCTCCTCGATGCCGACGCCGTACCCGGCCAGGTGCTTCTCCGGGATGCCGTCGGCGCCGAGGGCGTCGCAGGCGGCGATGATCGCGTCGTAGCCCTCGCGCATCGCGTTGGTCGAGAAGTTGGTGTGCATGCCGGCGCCGTTCCAGTCGCCCTTCATGGGCTTGGCGGCCAGCGACATCTCGACGTTGTACTTCTCGCCCAAGCGGAACAGCAGGTAGCGGGCGATCCACAGGTGGTCGGCAACGGCCAGGGTGTCGGCCGGGCCGATCTGGAACTCCCACTGACCGGGCATGACCTCGGCGTTGGTGCCGGAGATCGCCAGGCCCGCCTCGATGCAGAGTGTGGTGTGCTCCTCCACGATCTGGCGACCGTGGATCTTGGCGGCACCGACGCCGCAGTAGTACGGCCCCTGCGGCTCGGGGAACCCGTTGGCGGGGAAGCCGGCCGGCCACCCGTTCAGGTCCAGCATCGTGTACTCCTGCTCGAGGCCGAACCACGGTTCCTGGTCGGCGTACTTCTCGAGGGCCTCACGGGCCTTGGCGCGCGTGTTCGTCGGGTGCGGCGACAGGTCCTTGGTCAGGGCCGTCTCGCACATGACGAGGACGTTGTCACCGCCACGGATGGGGTCGGGGCAGGTGAAGACCGGCTGCAGGACGACATCGGAGTTGTCGCCGGTTGCCTGGTTGGTCGACGAACCGTCGAACCCCCAGATCCCGGGCTCGGCGCCGTCGGCGAGGATCTTGGTCTTCGAGCGGATCTCGGCGGTGGGCTCCGTCCCGTCGATCCAGAGGTATTCAGCACGGTAGGTCATGGATGGCTCCAGTCAGTTCACGATTGGACACGTGGACGACAGCGTCAGCCCCTCCTGTTTCATACATGTTTCGTTGACAGGTCCGGTCCGCTAAATGTCGTCGCGCCCGAGGGTCGTCCCGTACGAGGGGCCAGTCGACGACCCGTCGGTGGGAAGGGCCGGCTGCCACATCTCGACCGGGGTCAGGAGGGTCGTCAGCGACGGGCGACCGTCGAGGTCGAGGGCTCGGTAGAGGCGCGACAGGGTGTTGCTGACCGTCCGGCGCGACAGCGTCATCCTGTCGGCGATCTGCTGGTCTGACGCCCCGCGCGCCGCGAGGCGTCCCATCTCCAGCTGGCGTGGCGATGCAGGACCGGGCAGGTGGGGCAGGCCGGGCAGCGCCACCCCGTCCAGGGTCACCCCGACGTGCTGCGCGTCCAGCCGGTCGGACAGGTCCCCGCGGCGACGTCCCCGCAGGGCTGCCGCGGCGGGGCCGACCATGCCAGCGGCTGCCATCTCGCGTGCCGCCCGGAGTGCTTCGGCCGGGTGGCCGGCACGGATGGCCTCGACCAGGCCAGGCCACCGATCGGCCGCGCCGGACGTCGACGGGGCCGGCAGCGACCTGTCGACGTCACCTCCGCCATCGCCGTGCACGCCGCAGGCGGCGAGCATCCACACGACCTGGGGACGTCCGAGGCGGTCGTAGCGTTCGAGCCCGGCGCCGAACGCGTCCTGCTCCAGCCGACGATGTGCACCGGCGACCTCGAGGGCCACCACGTCGATGGTCGACCGCGCCAGCGCGTTCGTCGGGGCCGCTGCGGCCCGTGCCTCGGCCAGCAGCCCGGGGGCAGCGGCGGCATCGCCGGTGTGCACGGCGGCAAGGGCTGCGTAGGCGAGGCAGAACGCCCGCAGGTCATAGCGATCCACGGGGCGCAGGGCCGCGGCCGCCCGTCGTGCCAGCGACCCGCCGGTGACGGGGTGGCCAGCCGCGACCAGCATGCCTGCGGCCAGGCTCCACCAGGCGGCGGTGGTCGCGGCGTCGCGGCTGCGGGCGGCGATCGCCATCTCGCGCTCGTCGAGGGCCATCGTGGCGTCCGGGCCGTCGACGAAGAACGTCGACCAGTGCACTGCGGCAAGGGTCTCCCATCGCTCGGAGGCCGCGGCACCGGCTGCCGACAGCAGGTGCTCGAGGCGATCAGCCGTCTCGTGGGGGAGCCAGCCACGCTGGACCATGACGGCCACCCCCTGCGCCTTGCCGACCTCCAGCGCTGTCCGGGGCGAGTCGGCCTCGTCGCTGTCGGGCACCTCGACGGCGTCGAGGTCGTGGCCGTAGCCGATGAGGGTGACCACGCGGGCGCGCAGCCGGCGGACGAGGTCGCGGTCGGTCACGTGCGACAGCGCACGATCGATGCAGCCCCGGGCCGCGCGCACGTCACCCAGGACGTGGGCGTGGAGCATCGCCAGCA
This genomic window from Euzebya rosea contains:
- the glnII gene encoding glutamine synthetase GlnII — encoded protein: MTYRAEYLWIDGTEPTAEIRSKTKILADGAEPGIWGFDGSSTNQATGDNSDVVLQPVFTCPDPIRGGDNVLVMCETALTKDLSPHPTNTRAKAREALEKYADQEPWFGLEQEYTMLDLNGWPAGFPANGFPEPQGPYYCGVGAAKIHGRQIVEEHTTLCIEAGLAISGTNAEVMPGQWEFQIGPADTLAVADHLWIARYLLFRLGEKYNVEMSLAAKPMKGDWNGAGMHTNFSTNAMREGYDAIIAACDALGADGIPEKHLAGYGVGIEERLTGAHETQRYDQFSYGVSDRGASIRIPWQVEQDKKGYIEDRRPNANADPYVITALMTETVCSALAKL
- a CDS encoding helix-turn-helix transcriptional regulator, which produces MQGRERELGLALDLLADGRSVLLVGRPGVGTTTVARAVIDAVDSETALVTGSPRLVDHPLAAAGIGGLVAPSTSSDPAARVAIALRGLESRAEAGPLVVMVEGWPQLDPWTARLLVDGVRAGVVALVASATLDTRLDELGRLLADDSLVRVHIPPLDDEGLATLAPSGTDPALVQRALDAADGAPLWFLHALRTGWFGDDAPMPPVLREIIDGQIGALAPGMEEVLQAVAVAGVVAPVALTRIGDEGAVRRAVEGELLTDVEGLLRVRDRFLQHRLLERASLNRAALLARLRDAAEHTGTPLPLLPASEVDDRAVPDADALASLAEQLPRDVLEALAPLPRPLDDDLALVAARATLAMGEAETAVAELTRLGADGVAPEVATDAAMLLAMLHAHVLGDVRAARGCIDRALSHVTDRDLVRRLRARVVTLIGYGHDLDAVEVPDSDEADSPRTALEVGKAQGVAVMVQRGWLPHETADRLEHLLSAAGAAASERWETLAAVHWSTFFVDGPDATMALDEREMAIAARSRDAATTAAWWSLAAGMLVAAGHPVTGGSLARRAAAALRPVDRYDLRAFCLAYAALAAVHTGDAAAAPGLLAEARAAAAPTNALARSTIDVVALEVAGAHRRLEQDAFGAGLERYDRLGRPQVVWMLAACGVHGDGGGDVDRSLPAPSTSGAADRWPGLVEAIRAGHPAEALRAAREMAAAGMVGPAAAALRGRRRGDLSDRLDAQHVGVTLDGVALPGLPHLPGPASPRQLEMGRLAARGASDQQIADRMTLSRRTVSNTLSRLYRALDLDGRPSLTTLLTPVEMWQPALPTDGSSTGPSYGTTLGRDDI